The Desulfuribacillus stibiiarsenatis genome segment TATCTGATCAGTAGTGAAATATATGTAATAATAGTAACCACTTGAAGTGTGTGGATACAACTAAAATTATTAGTGGTCTAAATATGTAGAGATTTAATCGATATAGGAACTAAATGAATGAATAGAGATTTATGGAGGCGCTATATGATTGTTGGTATTGGATTAGACATAGCTGATATAGAACGGATTACGAAAGCTTGTGGGAAACAGCCACAAGCTTTCGTAAAAAGAATCTTAAGTGAACGTGAATTTGAGGAATTCCAACAGCTTCCAAGTGAGTCTCGAAAATATGAATATCTTGCAGGGCGGTTTGCGGCGAAAGAGGCTTTAGCGAAAGCTTTTGGGACGGGGATTGGTAAAGTGTCCTTCTGTGACCTTGTGATTCTCAAGGATGCATATGGGAAGCCAGTCGTTACACTCGAAGGGAATGCTAAGGAGCTAGCACGGGAGTTAGAAGTCACTGCGGTATGGGTTAGTATCACCCATGATAAGGGTTTAGCAATTGCACAAGCAATTCTTGAGAAATAAAAACAACCTTTGTGTAATGAATGAGCAATACTTGTCATACAATTTAGTACACGCAGGAGGGAATAGTGTGTTTGTCGTTACAAATAGGGAAATGCGTGAAATCGATCGCTATACGATTGAGCAGATCGGTATTCCATCGGCTGTATTGATGGAAAATGCGGGTAGATCCGTTGTCAATTGGATCACAGAGCACATCCGCAAAGACATGCGTGTGGGGGTGGTATGTGGCAAGGGAAACAACGGTGGAGACGGAATAGTAATTGCTCGGTATCTTCATAATATGGGGTATTCCGTACAAGTTCACCTACTAGAAAACGCTCAGGATTTATCTCGAGATTGTGCTCAGCAATATACGATTGCTCGCAATATGGGGTTGCCAATCGAGTGCTTGAAAGAAGAGGGCTTGGAGAACACATTGGGAGTTTACGATTGCATGATCGATGCGTTGCTTGGAACAGGAAGTAAAGGAAACCTGCAAGGACTATATAAGGATGCCGTCGATACAATCAATGAGATCAAGCGTGCTAAGAATCATCTGGTTGTTGTCAGTATTGACTGTCCGACGGGTGTAATCGGCGATGATGGGCAAGTTTCTGATGCAGTTGTTCAAGCGGATTACACGATAGTTCTAGGTTTTACAAAACAGGGCCTTTATCAATACCCAGCCGCTGGCTATGCAGGGAATATCGTTGTCGTGGATATAGGGATTCCTAAGAAAGTTGAGGAAGAATATCCAATCAAAAGACAACTGATAACGGAGCAATTGATTGAACCGTGGATTCCTCATCGCACAGCGAATAGCCACAAGGGTACCTATGGAAGAGTGCGTTGCATTGCAGGTTCTGCTGACTATATGGGAGCGGGATTATTAGCGGCAACAGCGAGCTTGCACATAGGAGCTGGGCTTGTATATTGGGATGCTCCTGAAGAATTGCGGCGCTACTTTAATGGTCAAACCCCAGAACTTATATTTAGAGGATATGCTTCGGAAGGTGGGACATTTTCTCCTGATAGTGCAGATGCTTTAGTTGATGCCGCAAACGATGCGAAAGCAGTAGTTGTAGGTTGCGGAGTTGATGATTTTACAGGCAGTCTACATTGGATGGAGAAATTAGTTACTGGCATTACATGTCCATTGATTATCGATGCAAGTGCCTTTGTCATGTTAAAAAAACAGCTGGACATTTTATTGACCCGTAAGGGAGTGACAGTTGTTACACCGCATCCAGGAGAAATCGCGAAAGTGTTGAAAATATCAGTCGCGCAATTGGAAAGCAAAAGAATTTATTATGCAGAGCAATTTGCGAAACGATATCACGTCACGATTATTCTCAAGGGTGCTCACACAATCATAGCTACACCAGAAGGTAATACGTATATCAATACGACGGGTAGCCATGTCTTGGCGAAAGCTGGAACGGGAGATGTATTAGCGGGATTTATAGGGGGGCTTGCAGCCCAGGGGGTCTCATTAGAAATGGCAGCGTGTGTTGCCGTCTACATTCACGGGAAAGCAGCGGAACAACTAGCAGAGACAACATACGTATCTACGATGGCATCGGATGTATCGCGTACAGCCGGAGCCATATTGCACAAAATAGCGCATCGAGCATAACCTATGACACATTTCCCGGGAAATAGACATTTTTCATAAGAAGTCTGTCGAAAGATAGTGAGGAGATGGTGTTGTGCTAAAGGGTAAACGCAAACTAGGTATCATATTGTTAGGTATTCTTACATTAGTCTTATCAGCATGTGGGGGAACTGTTACGAAACAAGAAGATGTAATGAAGGAACTACAAAAGATATCTACAGAGATTGAAAGCTATCATTTAGAAGCAGAGTTAGTGGTTGATCATGAAGGCATGCCGCAAAATTATTATGTTGAAGTATGGTTCAAAACTCCAGAGCTCTATAAAGTAGCTTTAAAAAATGAGAATAAGGAAGTATCACAAATTATCATTAAAAACAATGATGGGGTTCATGTAATTAACCCATACATGAATAAGGTCTTTAAATTTAGCAAGGATTGGCCACATGCAAAGGGTCAGCTATACTTATATCAGACACTTCTAAACAATGTCTTAGAAGCTGAAAACTTAGAGTATGAGTATAAAGAAGGCATGTATCACTTTGCCTATGAAGTGCAAAACGGTCAATACACTGCAAAACAAGAAGTGGTTCTTCAAGAAGGGTTCTACCCTAAAATGTCTTATATGACAGATGAATCAGAGACAGTGAAAATTACTGTAAACTTTGAGAACTTCGAGGCGAATCTTCCGTTAGAAGATACTGAGTTTAATGTAGAAGAGCAAATGAAAACAGGTGTGTTAGAGCCAATGGATGCTACGGCAACAATGGCGCAAGATAAGTCATGGACACCATTACAGCCTGAATATGTTCCTTCTGGTTTAACTCTAAAGTCTTTGAAGATCGTGGAGGAAGGCAACTCTGAGTATGCAGTATTACAATACGCTGGTAACGATGCGAACTTCACGTTGATTCAAAAGCCTTTCTCTGAAGGATTTAAGGATAATAACAGTCAGCTCATTGAACTATATGGTAAGGTAGCAATGCTTACGAGCGGTGCGAATCCAACGCTTCAATGGTATGATCAAGGGTTAGAGTTTACGTTATCAGGAAATGTTTCTGTTGAGGAAATGGAGAGAATTGCAAGCACTGTGTACCGTCCTGCTGTGAAATAATTGATGAGGCCTTGTGGCCTCATCTCTTCTTTTCCTATGGTATCTATTCTTGGGGTATCTTTTCTGGGGTTCGTCTTTTAAGTTTGAATTGTTTTAGAAACAAGATATGGTATGATGAATTATCAAGGTGTCAAAAAATGTAACAGGTGTTAATAGGACGACAGGTTTAATGAATTAGAGGTGTTGTGATGAAACAGTATCGACCGACTTGGGTAGAAATTAATTTACAAGCCATTCGTGCCAATTATCTTGCACTAAAGAAAAGGGTGGGAGAAAGCACAGATGTTATTGCGGTAGTGAAAGCAGACGCTTACGGACACGGGGTACTACCAGTAGCGAAGACGGTTCTAGATGCAGGTGCAAAATGTTTAGCAGTAGCTACCATGGAAGAAGCATTAGAAATTAGGACTCAAGGAATTACCTGTCCTATCTTAATTTTTGGGTATGTACCAATGACAGCAGCGAAGGAGATTGTTGAACAAAATATCACGGTTACTGTTCTCGATTTGCCGTTTATGGATGCGTTAAACATTGCTGCAATGCAACAACAAAAAGTTGCCAATATCCATCTGAAAATTGATACGGGAATGGGACGGCTAGGTATCAGGACAGAGGAAGAGCTTAGGCAAATGCTGCAATTTCTGAATTACTGCCCTCATATTCATCTTGAAGCAGTGTATTCGCACTTCGCATGTTCCGATGATAAGGATAAGCAATATACAGAACAACAATACACTAAGTTTAGTGGTCTCCTTAATGGGATCGATGATATCCATCTTAGTAAAGCCAAACGTCATGTCTGTAATAGCGGTGGCATTATTGACTCACCTCATTTAGCCTGCGATCTGGTTCGTGCAGGCATTAGCTTGTATGGATACTATCCTTCTACAGAGGTTGATCAAGAACCCGTACTACTGCAACCGGCGATGCAATTTAAAACGAAGGTAGTGTACCTGAAGGAAGTACAGTCAGGAGAGTATATTAGTTACGGGGCAACGTACCAGACTACAAAAGCTACGAGAATCGCAACGCTACCTGTGGGCTATGCCGATGGATATAATCGACTCCTTTCCAACCAAGGCATTGTGCTCGTGAATGGGGTTAAAGCACATGTAGTAGGACGGGTGTGTATGGACCAAACGATGGTCGATGTTACAGAAGTTCCTGATGTAAATATTGGAAGTGAAGTAGTCCTGTTTGGTGAACAAAAGGGAGAGGTACTATCGGTAGAAACCCTAGCCAATCAAGTCGGGACAATCAATTATGAAATCATAACATCTATAAGCAAACGTGTACCACGCGTATATATTAAGTGATACACTGATTATATAGATATTTTTCCAGGAATATCCTGAAACTTTTATTGAGCTCTTGAGTCTATTTCTTTGTATGTATAAAGACCATAGATAATAGCAGGATTTTGAGCTTTTTTGTCGAATATCTTTAGTGGATGAATGATGATGAATGACAAAATGAAAACATTGACATAAGACAAGACGTATACTGTATATTTTTCAATATTTTACCGCATACTGTTGGTATACAATCTTGTGCAGATAAAGAAAACTTAGTTCAGATGGAGTTTTTACTCCACCTGAACTCTAGTTGCACTTATTTCGCCTGTACCCCTTGTGGGTAAAATTTGGCGGCACTTATCTCCCACTTTCACTTAGGTACGTAATGGTTCTAACTATTTTAAAATAGAAGAACCATTCTGTAGAAGGAGGAGTATTAGTATCGCCGTTGAGATAAATAGGAATTTCTTTTGGGGGGTCAACTTTGTGGTAAATAACAAACGGATTATGATTAGTATTCCGACCTATCTTTTGCAGGAAGTGGATGGTGTCGTGGAAACAGAGAATACGAATCGAAGTGAGATTATCCGAGTAGCCATGAAAATGTATTTAAGTGAGAGAAAGAAACGCCATATTCGCGAATCTATGAAAAAGGGATATTTGGAAATGGCGGATATCAACTTAAATATTGCATCGGAAGCTTTTAGAGCGGAAGAAGAAGCGGAAGTTACTTTAGAGAAATTAGTTAGCGGAGTGTAGTTGGCTGATGAATATTAAACGTGGTGACGTATTCTATGCCGATTTGTCTCCTGTCGTTGGTTCTGAGCAAGGTGGTGTACGCCCAGTTCTGATTATTCAAAATGATATTGGGAATAAATATAGTCCTACCGTAATAGTGGCTGCTATAACTGCACAAATACAAAAAGCCAAGATTCCAACCCATATTGAAGTAAACGCAGATATCTACGGACTAGAAAAGAATTCTGTTATTTTACTTGAGCAAATTCGTACCATTGATAAACAACGTTTAACAGATAAAATAACCCATTTAAATGATGAAATGATGGCTAAGGTGAACGACGCAGTAAATATAAGTTTGGGTCTAATAGAGTTTTAGAAAGTTTTCTATCCAAAAGATAGGAAACTTTTTTTGTTTTTTTATAATCAAAACTGTTATGATAATTGTCAATTGTAAAAATTACTAGATACGGTTAAAATGGAAGTATAGGACACAACGGTTAAAATGAGACTATAGGATACATGCGAAAGGATTCGCGAAAGGACTGGTTCAAATGCTTACCATAGTATTGTTGCTAACGTTATTGGTAACATTCTTGAGCATAGTTATGACAGTAGGGAATGCTATGAAGAGAACAGGATTCACAAGATTTTGGGCGTTATTATCAACGGCGTCTATCTTTATTACGTCCTTTATTTTCATTATTGACTCTTTACATATCATCGAAGCAAAAGAAGCCAGTAATAGTCAAATTGAAGAAATTACCAATGGGGTAAATGAAAACTTAGATTCAGACAGTATGAGTAATAGTGACCAGTCGTCATCTGATAATGGACAGCAGGGTCCTAACGAGAATGCGAATCCGACGAATATAGCAGATCAAACAGGCAAATCAGGAAAAGTTTCACAAATCATGCTATTAGATTTATTTGCGAAGCGTTTCACGGGAGACTTGAGTGGAATGTCTGCAGTGCAAAAAGAATGGTTATTGAAACAGTTGCATTTATATCCTGCTGATTCGAAACAGAAACTGACTGAAGTAGAAAAATTGGCAATTCCTATGAGTAAACAAGGGGAATTACTTCGAAATATAAATAATTACAAGCAAAAGATCATTAAAGACACAGGCACTGTTTTAGAAACGCTGGTAGATGAAGGTACGGCAATACGCGAAATGCAAATTCAAGTACTAACGACGGATGGAGTAATATGCATATTATATTATCCAGCTGTTGTGGAAGTGCAAAAGGGTGAACGAATTCAGTTTTATGGCACGCCTATTGCATATAATAGCAAATCTAGTGACTTATTTGGTTCCACGGACACAATTTTAGTCTATGCAAATCACATAACGAGGTAAAAAGTACCCCCTGACTACATAGGATTGTAGAAAGGGGGTTTGTTTTTGTATGAAACCAAAGATTGCGATTACAGGAACTGCAATGGATACGAAATATGGGTACGGGACATTTCTAAATCGTGCCTATTCAGAAGCTGTTATTAAGGCGGGTGGCATACCTGTCCTATTGCCATTAACATTTCAAGATTTATGTGATGAATGGCTTGACTCGGTAGATGGATTATTGCTTAGCGGCGGCGAGGATGTCGACCCCAATCGTTTTGGGCAGCATCCCATTCCTAAGCAAGGAAAGATAACGCCTGATCGGGATGTATTAGAATTAAGTATCATTCCGAAAGCAATAGAAAAAAAGATCCCAATCTTCGCTATTTGCCGAGGAATTCAGGTTCTTAATATTGCATGTGGGGGGACCTTATATCAAGATATAAACAGCCAAATCCCGGGAACCATCAAGCATTCACAAAATGCACCAAGATGGTTTGGTACTCATTATATAGACATTGCAGATAACTCAAAACTGCACAAAATTGTCCAAACCTCGTCTATGAAGGTTAACAGCTACCATCATCAATCGATTCACACACTAGGGGATGGACTAGAGATTGTAGCCCATTCGTCTGATGGTGTAATAGAAGCAGTTGAAGGTACGGAAAATCTATATATTCTTGGTGTGCAATGGCATCCTGAAGGTATGTGGGAAAGAGACTCGCTACAATTTGAATTATTCACTGCCTTTATTAGAGAATGTCAATGAACGCACCCTCATGCACTATACATTGGTTTAATGGATATCAAGAGAATTATAGATTATAAAGCAAGGGTTTGTATGAAATCAACAAATTTGTTTGTCGATAACGAGTTATGGTCCTTGTTCACAGCGCAATACAATTTGCGTTCAATTGATAGGCCACGTACTAACACAGGCTTTACTTTTTGCAAGGTAATCGCTCGCTCGGCGGCTGCTGTGGATACAAAGGAAACACCTAAACTGTTTTCTACCGCTGAAATGACAGCATCTGTGCTTCCGAATTCGCCAAGCACAGATAGCTTGTCTAGTTGGATGTTATGATGGGATAATGCTTCCGATAGAATTTTCCTAGTGCCAGACTGTTTCTCACGTAATATTAGAATCGCATCTTTCAACTCTTCTATATTAATATAAGCTCTGGTTGCCCACGCGTGGTCTATGGGAACAATTAGTTGTAATTGATCAGTTGCCACTGGAAATACGTGAAAAGAGCTGTCATCGCTTGGATAAGAACCGACAATTGCCACATCGACTTTCTTCTCGCTCAATAGTCGAGTGATTTGTTCTGTACCAGCGACATGCACCTGAATCTGAATATGTGGATAGCTATTACGGAACTCCTTAATCATAGGGGAAATTAAAAATTGTGACGGAATTGTACTAGCCCCGATACTCACGCTACCATGCGGTGAGCTCTTCATATCTTGAATATGTAAGTACGTGGATTGGCAAAGGGCAAGAATTCCTTTTCCTTGCTCATATAAATAGGTCCCAATATGTGTGAGAACTAGATCATCAGATTTACGTTCAAACAGCTGACAACCCAAGCTCTTTTCTAAGGCGTTAATCCTTTGGCTTATGGCAGGTTGTGATACCGATAGACGTTGCGCAGTATGGGAAAAGCTTCGTGTTTCCACTAAATCAACAAATGCTTCAATTTGACTAAGATTCACATCATCACATCCATCCGATATTATTTTCATCATTATATCGTATTTCTGGTAAGTATGCTATGAAGTCATAGTGTAAATATAGAAAGACAACCCCTATCGTTATACCGTGAAATAGACTTAGTATGGCATTCTATGCTATGCTAAGTCTAATTAAGTGCATCAGATTTTCTAAATGTTTTATTCATAGCACCTTTTTTGCAGCTTTAAGCAAATTATACTCGCTAGGGTATTTTCTATATTTTATCTTAGCGGCGTTACTAATTCTCTCACTTCTACAGAATGGTTCTTCTATTTTAAAACAGTTAGAACCATTACGTACCTGAGGTGAAAGTGGGAGATAAGTGCCGCCAAGCTTCACCCACAAGGGGTACAGGCGAAATAAGTGCTACTAAAGTTCAGGTGGAGTAAAGACTCCATCTGAACTAAGTTTTCTTTATCAGGGGGTTCAAGATGTCAAATCCATTCATTAGTACAATTGCGAAGGAAATTCAGTGGAAGCCAGAGCTGACTGAGAAAGCAGTCGCTTTATTAGATGAGGGAAATACTATTCCATTTATCTCCCGTTATCGAAAAGAAATGACTGGTTCCATGGATGAGGAAACGCTGCGCACAGTTCAGGAACGTATGGAATATCTGCGCTCGATGGCAAAGCGTAAAGAAGAAATCCTATCCTCGATTGGAGAACAAGGAAAGCTAACGCCAGAATTACAACTAGCAATAGAAAAAGCCCAGAAACTACAAGAGTTAGAGGATATCTACCTGCCATTCCGACCGAAACGGAAAACTCGTGCAAGCGTGGCGAAGGAAAAGGGCTTAGAGCCATTGGCGGAATGGATTGCTGGACAACCTATGAGTGGCAATCTTGCAGAAGAAGCGACGCAATACATAAATGCTGAACTCGGTGTAGAGACGATAGAAGAAGCGATTCAAGGCGCACTCGATATTATCGCAGAACAGATTGCAGAAACGGCTGAAATACGGAAAAAGGTACGTCAACACTTCCGTGACCATGCGACATTACAAACCGTCGCGATAGGGGAAGAAGCGGACGATGTATATCAGATGTATTTCCAATATGAAGAAGCAATTAAGAAGCTTCCACCTCATCGAGTCCTTGCGATTAACCGTGGTGAGCGGGAGAAGGCTTTAAAGGTAACGTCGCATATAGCCCAGGATACAATCCTAGAAATTATTGAACGTACATGGGGTATTGTGATTGGTTCAACGGTATATGAGCAGCTAAAAGCAACAATTCTAGACAGTTATAAGAGGCTACTAGAGCCATCTATCGAGCGAGAGATTCGCAAAGAGAAGACAGAACAAGCGGAATCGAAAGCAATTGAAGTGTTTAAGGCAAACTTGAAAAGCTTACTACTCATAGCTCCCGTGAAGAATAAAGTAGTGATGGGTGTTGACCCGGCATACCGCACTGGCTGCAAAATATCTGTCGTAGATCAAACGGGGAAACTTTTGAAAGTTGATGTAACGTATCCAATTTCTCTGAATAAGAATTCGGACAAAGATCACGTCAATATAGAAAAGGCGAAGGCAACCTTTTATTCCTACATTAAGCAATATCAAGTCGATATTATAGCGATTGGGAATGGTACAGCATCAAGGGAGACGGAACAATTCGTAGCGGAGTTAATCCGTCATGGCAAAGAAAAGCAAATGTTCACGAAAGAAGTGCATTACATTATCGTGGACGAGGCGGGAGCAAGTGTATACTCAGCTTCGCCAATTGCTAAGAAGGAGTTTCCTGAATTAGATGTCGCAGAACGAAGTGCTGCTTCGATTGCTAGACGACTGCAAGACCCGCTAGCAGAATTAGTCAAGATTGACCCAAAATCGATTGGTATTGGTCAATATCAGCATGATGTAGCGCAAAAACAGTTATCCGAGAGTCTACAGTTTGTCGTAGAAACAGTAGTAAATAGCGTGGGTGTAGATTTGAATACCGCATCTACATCTTTATTGAAATATATATCAGGAATTAATGAAACGGTTGCGAACAATATTGTCGCTTATCGTGAGGAAATTGGGACGTTCTCGAACCGCAAACAAGTACAAAAAGTGCCACGCCTGGGAGCGAAATCCTATGAGCAATGTGTAGGCTTTTTGCGCATTCGCGATGGTAAAGAACCATTAGATAACACACCGATTCATCCAGAATCTTACGAAATAGCGAGAAAGCTCTTGAAGCATTTAGGTTTTGACTCAAGCATCCTGACGATGCATCAAGAAAAGGCAGAATATGAGCAGAAATTAAAGGATTTGAATATTCGGGAGACAGCAGAAATGCTAGAAGTGGGTGTACCGACGCTAACAGATATCGTAGAAGCGTTACTAAAACCAGGGAGAGATCCTCGCGACGAATTGCAAAAGCCAGCACTGAAGTCAGATATTCTGTCATTGGATGACCTAGAAGTAGGCGTTGAGTTACAAGGGACAATCCGAAATGTTGTCGACTTTGGAGCTTTTGTTGATATTGGATTGAAAAACGATGGATTAGTACATATATCAGAAATAAGCAACCAGTATGTGAAACATCCTTTGGAGATTGTACAAGTGGGACAAATCGTGAAAGTAAAAGTGATTGATATCGATCGTAAACGTTCACGGGTTGGCTTAAGCATGAAATAATTAATGGAGGACCAAGTGAAGATGGGTCAGTTGACATTACAAGAAGCTGCTGAGAAATTAGGCGTTTCACAAGCAACTGTGCGAAACTGGATGAAAAACGGCAAGTTACAGGCAACATCGCCGGAAGGGCGCAGAATTTTCTTTGATAAGGTGATTGTCAATGCGCTGAACCAGAAAATTGCTGAAGGTGAGATTACGAGCTTGCAGCAGAGAAGAAATAAGCGCGCAGTTTCAGGGAACTTCATCGCAACGAGATATGTCAACTATCAACCATATCTTCATTTTGCTACGCAGGTATTACACATAGCTACAACAATCCAAAACCCCTATCGCAATCAAATTGTATTATTAGAAATGGCTTTAGAGTTTTTGATGCAAACGGGGCATATAGTAGCAGATATAGCTGATATGGAATGTAGTGCGGTCGAAGGCTACATGCAAAACCATTTTGAGGTGGATGCGCCATACCAAGTGTTACTGCATCAGCTTGTAGCGATAGACTCTGGGGATGTGGATGCTACGGTCATTACTCAGTTAAGGAAGATGAAAACCCTTGGGATTCCTTATATCGAGGGTGAGGATTTTCTAGGTCTTCTATATATGGCATTAAGCAATTTAGGTGAACGCAAGGGCAAGGGTAGCTATTACACACCTACGGATATTGCGGAGCAACTTACTGCGAAAGTGCTCGCGGGAGTCGTC includes the following:
- the acpS gene encoding holo-ACP synthase, yielding MIVGIGLDIADIERITKACGKQPQAFVKRILSEREFEEFQQLPSESRKYEYLAGRFAAKEALAKAFGTGIGKVSFCDLVILKDAYGKPVVTLEGNAKELARELEVTAVWVSITHDKGLAIAQAILEK
- a CDS encoding bifunctional ADP-dependent NAD(P)H-hydrate dehydratase/NAD(P)H-hydrate epimerase translates to MFVVTNREMREIDRYTIEQIGIPSAVLMENAGRSVVNWITEHIRKDMRVGVVCGKGNNGGDGIVIARYLHNMGYSVQVHLLENAQDLSRDCAQQYTIARNMGLPIECLKEEGLENTLGVYDCMIDALLGTGSKGNLQGLYKDAVDTINEIKRAKNHLVVVSIDCPTGVIGDDGQVSDAVVQADYTIVLGFTKQGLYQYPAAGYAGNIVVVDIGIPKKVEEEYPIKRQLITEQLIEPWIPHRTANSHKGTYGRVRCIAGSADYMGAGLLAATASLHIGAGLVYWDAPEELRRYFNGQTPELIFRGYASEGGTFSPDSADALVDAANDAKAVVVGCGVDDFTGSLHWMEKLVTGITCPLIIDASAFVMLKKQLDILLTRKGVTVVTPHPGEIAKVLKISVAQLESKRIYYAEQFAKRYHVTIILKGAHTIIATPEGNTYINTTGSHVLAKAGTGDVLAGFIGGLAAQGVSLEMAACVAVYIHGKAAEQLAETTYVSTMASDVSRTAGAILHKIAHRA
- a CDS encoding outer membrane lipoprotein-sorting protein; translation: MLKGKRKLGIILLGILTLVLSACGGTVTKQEDVMKELQKISTEIESYHLEAELVVDHEGMPQNYYVEVWFKTPELYKVALKNENKEVSQIIIKNNDGVHVINPYMNKVFKFSKDWPHAKGQLYLYQTLLNNVLEAENLEYEYKEGMYHFAYEVQNGQYTAKQEVVLQEGFYPKMSYMTDESETVKITVNFENFEANLPLEDTEFNVEEQMKTGVLEPMDATATMAQDKSWTPLQPEYVPSGLTLKSLKIVEEGNSEYAVLQYAGNDANFTLIQKPFSEGFKDNNSQLIELYGKVAMLTSGANPTLQWYDQGLEFTLSGNVSVEEMERIASTVYRPAVK
- the alr gene encoding alanine racemase, translating into MKQYRPTWVEINLQAIRANYLALKKRVGESTDVIAVVKADAYGHGVLPVAKTVLDAGAKCLAVATMEEALEIRTQGITCPILIFGYVPMTAAKEIVEQNITVTVLDLPFMDALNIAAMQQQKVANIHLKIDTGMGRLGIRTEEELRQMLQFLNYCPHIHLEAVYSHFACSDDKDKQYTEQQYTKFSGLLNGIDDIHLSKAKRHVCNSGGIIDSPHLACDLVRAGISLYGYYPSTEVDQEPVLLQPAMQFKTKVVYLKEVQSGEYISYGATYQTTKATRIATLPVGYADGYNRLLSNQGIVLVNGVKAHVVGRVCMDQTMVDVTEVPDVNIGSEVVLFGEQKGEVLSVETLANQVGTINYEIITSISKRVPRVYIK
- a CDS encoding CopG family ribbon-helix-helix protein, which codes for MISIPTYLLQEVDGVVETENTNRSEIIRVAMKMYLSERKKRHIRESMKKGYLEMADINLNIASEAFRAEEEAEVTLEKLVSGV
- a CDS encoding type II toxin-antitoxin system PemK/MazF family toxin, yielding MNIKRGDVFYADLSPVVGSEQGGVRPVLIIQNDIGNKYSPTVIVAAITAQIQKAKIPTHIEVNADIYGLEKNSVILLEQIRTIDKQRLTDKITHLNDEMMAKVNDAVNISLGLIEF
- a CDS encoding gamma-glutamyl-gamma-aminobutyrate hydrolase family protein is translated as MKPKIAITGTAMDTKYGYGTFLNRAYSEAVIKAGGIPVLLPLTFQDLCDEWLDSVDGLLLSGGEDVDPNRFGQHPIPKQGKITPDRDVLELSIIPKAIEKKIPIFAICRGIQVLNIACGGTLYQDINSQIPGTIKHSQNAPRWFGTHYIDIADNSKLHKIVQTSSMKVNSYHHQSIHTLGDGLEIVAHSSDGVIEAVEGTENLYILGVQWHPEGMWERDSLQFELFTAFIRECQ
- a CDS encoding selenium metabolism-associated LysR family transcriptional regulator: MKIISDGCDDVNLSQIEAFVDLVETRSFSHTAQRLSVSQPAISQRINALEKSLGCQLFERKSDDLVLTHIGTYLYEQGKGILALCQSTYLHIQDMKSSPHGSVSIGASTIPSQFLISPMIKEFRNSYPHIQIQVHVAGTEQITRLLSEKKVDVAIVGSYPSDDSSFHVFPVATDQLQLIVPIDHAWATRAYINIEELKDAILILREKQSGTRKILSEALSHHNIQLDKLSVLGEFGSTDAVISAVENSLGVSFVSTAAAERAITLQKVKPVLVRGLSIERKLYCAVNKDHNSLSTNKFVDFIQTLAL
- a CDS encoding Tex family protein produces the protein MSNPFISTIAKEIQWKPELTEKAVALLDEGNTIPFISRYRKEMTGSMDEETLRTVQERMEYLRSMAKRKEEILSSIGEQGKLTPELQLAIEKAQKLQELEDIYLPFRPKRKTRASVAKEKGLEPLAEWIAGQPMSGNLAEEATQYINAELGVETIEEAIQGALDIIAEQIAETAEIRKKVRQHFRDHATLQTVAIGEEADDVYQMYFQYEEAIKKLPPHRVLAINRGEREKALKVTSHIAQDTILEIIERTWGIVIGSTVYEQLKATILDSYKRLLEPSIEREIRKEKTEQAESKAIEVFKANLKSLLLIAPVKNKVVMGVDPAYRTGCKISVVDQTGKLLKVDVTYPISLNKNSDKDHVNIEKAKATFYSYIKQYQVDIIAIGNGTASRETEQFVAELIRHGKEKQMFTKEVHYIIVDEAGASVYSASPIAKKEFPELDVAERSAASIARRLQDPLAELVKIDPKSIGIGQYQHDVAQKQLSESLQFVVETVVNSVGVDLNTASTSLLKYISGINETVANNIVAYREEIGTFSNRKQVQKVPRLGAKSYEQCVGFLRIRDGKEPLDNTPIHPESYEIARKLLKHLGFDSSILTMHQEKAEYEQKLKDLNIRETAEMLEVGVPTLTDIVEALLKPGRDPRDELQKPALKSDILSLDDLEVGVELQGTIRNVVDFGAFVDIGLKNDGLVHISEISNQYVKHPLEIVQVGQIVKVKVIDIDRKRSRVGLSMK